Genomic segment of Triticum aestivum cultivar Chinese Spring chromosome 6A, IWGSC CS RefSeq v2.1, whole genome shotgun sequence:
AGCCTAGCCACCCATGAGAGCCGCCAACAGCCTCTACGTCCTCCTTGTCAGAGTTGTTGACTCTCCAGCTCCCCGTGGTACGTCGTGAGGACACCGGCACTACAACTGCAGTGGCATGACTGCTGGAGCATCCCCTCCAGCTGCCCGAGAGTCTGTCCAGGGAAGAGCGCAGCCACCCACGAGAGCCCCCCACAGCCTCTGCCACCTCCTCTCCAGGTGGAGCTGGCGCAACCATTGTCTGTGCCTCGACGTCATAGCGATCTGAGCTGTGGGTCTTGTCAGGGTCAGGGCAGGGCATGGTGATAGAAGCATCGCAGAACGGACAACAGTAAGGTGCATGGCCACGAATCCATGGGATAATGCACCGCTCGTGGAATTTATGCAAGCATGCCGGAAGGGACAGGATCATATCGCTAGGCACAAAGTTTTGGGCACAGATGCAGCAGAACATCCCCTGCTGCAACAGCACGCGGGGTTGTGATAGCAACCCCAAGATCACCTGCTCCACCTCTGGTAGAGAGGGCGCAGATGGCACAGGGACCTTCAACCCAAACACCAAACCTTCTGCATGCTTTCTAGACGAAGCACTGGCCCCCAGGGAAGCATGAACAGCTGCCTCCGCTGCATGCTTCTTGTCAGACTCTCCTAATgatgaggccctccgggagatgCTGCTGCGGCGAGAGAATGGCGACCAGGATGGGCGAGGGGGGCGGGGGCTACGGCAAAAGACCTTAATGCACAAGATCACGAGGGTCGACGCAATGATGACAATAGCGATGATGGCGATGCTGGCACCTATGGATGATGACGGCGCAGCTGAGGGTGACGCGCTCGGCACAGAGGGATATCCCATAAGAAGAGGTGGTGGCGGTCCTGGAAGCATATCTGGAGAAACACAATAACTGAAATCAGATTCCTCTACTAGGTCAACCAAACAAATTGATGACAAAAAGATGAGCATGTTCACAAGGAAACTAGAAGACAACTTTACAAAATCAACTGAGACTGTAGCTGCTGAAAAGAAAGTAAATGATCTAATTACTTCTTCCTCTAAAAAGCAGAAACCTGGTAAAGTTTCCCTCCCCCTTCTACAACTGTTCTGTGTTATGGTGCAACTTCAGTTGTATTAAGTTAACATATAGTTGATGAGAAGTTGGACAGAGAGGCAAAGATGAATATATTTATTATCAGACATCCAACCTGTATATTGCCATTTGTTAGTTTTCTTGTAGTgcaaactatttttattttatgcacgaGTACCTTTTTACACAGCATCTCACTTTTGGGAAATGTGTTTTCCATGATTATTCCTTCAGTTGACTGTAAGTATTTGGTCCGGGACAATGTAATATTATGAACTTTCAGGAAGTTAGCTACCTGGTATCTACTTCTAGAGATGTCTTACTTCTGCACTAACATTGCTCTAATTTTTAACTCTGCACCCGAATGTGGTTTGAAGAAGAACCAAGTTCTCATCCGTGTAGGAAAACTGGGGCCTCTATCTGATTCTACCGATACTGAAGTGAAGTTGCTGGTGTGCCAAATAGAAGTATGCTTGATCACAAGGTACGGTTCAttgcgcatgcatgcatatagTGAATAACAAGTGCTGAATATTCCTGTTGTAAGATGGATTGACACTCTTATGCAGTTCCTATGCAATCAACATGTGGAGATACAACGCGTAAAGAGATGAATTCAGTGCTTGCTATACATCTCGCAGTACGTGCGGCCCTCCAATCAATATGAAATCGAACTAATTCAGCTAGCAACCTGTGAATCCCCCACTTCGCCGCACAGCTCGAAATTTCTCAACGCGAAATGCACAAAAGCACAGACAGTATACACTTAGGACCAGGTTGCCGCCACAAATTGAGCTCGAAAATTCAATCTCCCGCCCCATTCTAGAATGGGTCGACTCATCAATCCAGAGCTAGGGGAACCGGATCGGCAAATCGTACCCCACTGAATCAGGCGACAAATCCTAGGCCTTCAAGGGGAGGAGGGGAATGCATGTAATGGGTACCTCCTGATGCATCGGTGATGGAGGGGGCGACGAGACGAGacgaggccggcggtggcggcgctgcgGCTTGAGGTAGGGGGCGCCTTCGCGGGGACCTGGAGCTGGCGGGGGAGGAAGAGAGGAGAGCTAGGGTTAGGTTCCGCATGCGCGCGCGGGGGGCGGGGGAATCGGAGCGCGCGGGTGAGCGAGCCTTACCTCAGGgggcgcgacggcgacggcgacgggaggAGAGGCTGACGGAGCGGATCGCCGGTGCCCGAGCCCGAGCCCTCGCTGGCCGGAGGGATCGCGcgcgcggcgcggaggcggcggcggtggggatGGGAGAGGAGAAGCCGAGGTGGGAAGGTTTTGGTGGGGATTGGCGCCTGAGCTGAGCCTGAGCGGGAGGAGACGGCGATTAGAAAGAAGTTCTATGGCCCACAGTTCAGCGTAACAGGGtattggtcttcttcttcctcgtggggttttttttttaagaaaaagctTCCAATTTATTCATCTATCTCCGTACAAAGACaccaaaagcaaaaaaaaaatataTGTCCATCTCCGTAGACCATCTAATGACGATTGCAAGCGTTGGAGCGAACCGAAGGTGCGCTGTCATTATCATCCCTGCCTCGTCGGAGcagggcaaaccttgttgtagtaagTCGGAAAGTCGCCATATAAGACTCCAAGGGACAAGCGCATCAGGGCAACAACCGTCGCCGATGAAAGGAAGCGTAAATCGAAAGGCTCCAATCTATAGACATGCGAACGCAGACAAACAAAGATTGGAAATAAACGACaaatccaccgaagacaaacaccGACCAAATCCCACGAAATCCGCTAGAGCCCCACCTCCACACGCCCTTTGACGACAATAGCCGGAGGCCGGcagaatcttattccatcttcaggacaCAGGCACCGCCTCGTCCTTCTGAGCAAAACATAAACGCTAAACAAGCTGAAAAAACACCTAAAAGAGGGTGTATTTGGTGCACCGGTGCTTATAGTGCTCCTAAATGCCCGTGGCgcattttaaaatgttcaaaaaattggaaaaaaaaagtGCATTCACACGACATTGGTGTAGGTTGTCGCAAAATTTCAAATCAAAATCCAAAACATTGCTAGAggtacaaaaataacaaatttgacatAGAATAGTACATAATATAAGTTGGGCTTTATATTTGGCCCACTATCACAttgatgtcagaaattttcattttttttatctCATGCAATGTTTCAAATTTTGATATGAAATTTTGTGACAACTTACATTAGTGTTTGTGTTAGTGTGCTAGACTTTTTCAGATTTATTTTGAAACATTTTACAATGCGATACAGCGTCCAACACTGGTAACACTACAAACACCAGTGCACCAGATACATTCCCCTAAAAAGATACATTCCCCCTAAAAAGGAGCAGGAGGCCTTCACCCTAATTGCCGGAAAGCCGGAAACCGATGTTTCGTATGTTTTTTCCCCTTGTGAATTCAGTGATGGGGCCACATTTTAGCATATATCATGGGTTAAAAGAAAAGTGGATATATCATGCAAAGAATGGCCTTGGGAAGTTCTCCAAATTGATCCGCAAGTTGATATTTTTCTTTGAATTTGACCAATTAACCATGGCTTCGAGATATGAATACACAAC
This window contains:
- the LOC123129327 gene encoding E3 ubiquitin-protein ligase EL5-like, which codes for MLIFLSSICLVDLVEESDFSYCVSPDMLPGPPPPLLMGYPSVPSASPSAAPSSSIGASIAIIAIVIIASTLVILCIKVFCRSPRPPRPSWSPFSRRSSISRRASSLGESDKKHAAEAAVHASLGASASSRKHAEGLVFGLKVPVPSAPSLPEVEQVILGLLSQPRVLLQQGMFCCICAQNFVPSDMILSLPACLHKFHERCIIPWIRGHAPYCCPFCDASITMPCPDPDKTHSSDRYDVEAQTMVAPAPPGEEVAEAVGGSRGWLRSSLDRLSGSWRGCSSSHATAVVVPVSSRRTTGSWRVNNSDKEDVEAVGGSHGWLGSFLATLSSTWSGHSDSRSTTMVSSVSSGCATGSLSLVLSGCGSADLCSRSWDPEAAVQKT